The proteins below are encoded in one region of Streptomyces marianii:
- a CDS encoding RNA polymerase sigma factor SigF yields MPASTAPQVPPQNESEGRAKQSRGADTRALTQVLFAQLKDLEPGTPEHTRVRAALIEANLPLVRYAAARFRSRNEPMEDVVQVGTIGLINAIDRFDPERGVQFPTFAMPTVVGEIKRYFRDNVRTVHVPRRLHELWVQVNGATEDLTTAHGRSPTTAEIAERLKISEDEVLACIEAGRSYHATSLEAAQEGDGLPGLLDRLGYEDPALAGVEHRDLVRHLLVQLPEREQRILLLRYYNNLTQSQISAELGVSQMHVSRLLARSFARLRSANRIEA; encoded by the coding sequence GTGCCGGCCAGTACTGCACCTCAAGTGCCGCCCCAGAACGAGAGCGAGGGCCGGGCCAAGCAGAGCCGGGGTGCGGACACCAGGGCGCTGACCCAGGTACTCTTCGCCCAGCTGAAGGACCTGGAGCCCGGCACACCCGAGCACACCCGCGTCCGGGCCGCGCTCATCGAGGCGAACCTGCCCCTGGTCCGCTACGCGGCGGCACGTTTCCGCAGCCGCAACGAGCCGATGGAGGACGTGGTCCAGGTCGGCACGATCGGCCTGATCAACGCGATCGACCGCTTCGACCCCGAGCGGGGCGTGCAGTTCCCGACGTTCGCCATGCCCACCGTGGTCGGCGAGATCAAACGATACTTCCGCGACAACGTGCGGACCGTGCACGTGCCGCGCCGGCTGCACGAGTTGTGGGTACAGGTCAACGGCGCCACGGAGGACCTGACGACGGCACACGGGCGGTCCCCGACGACGGCCGAGATCGCGGAGCGGCTGAAGATCTCCGAGGACGAGGTCCTCGCCTGCATCGAGGCGGGCCGGTCGTACCACGCGACGTCACTGGAGGCCGCACAGGAGGGCGACGGACTGCCCGGGCTGCTGGACCGGCTGGGCTACGAGGACCCCGCGCTCGCCGGAGTCGAACACCGCGACCTCGTACGCCATCTCCTCGTACAACTGCCCGAGCGCGAACAGCGGATCCTGCTGCTGCGCTACTACAACAATCTGACGCAGTCCCAGATCAGCGCCGAACTGGGGGTCTCTCAGATGCATGTGTCAAGGCTCCTCGCCCGAAGCTTCGCACGACTGAGATCCGCAAACAGAATCGAGGCGTAA
- the tadA gene encoding tRNA adenosine(34) deaminase TadA: MRLALDEAARAPLAGDVPVGAVVLAEDGTVLAAGHNERELTGDPTGHAEVLALRRAAAVRGSWRLTGCTLVVTLEPCTMCAGALVLSRVDRVVYGARDEKAGAAGSLWDVVRDRRLNHRPEVIHGVLEAECAQQLTAFFRGPRGDAGEGLRDGLSGR, encoded by the coding sequence ATGCGGCTCGCGCTCGACGAGGCCGCGCGTGCGCCGCTGGCCGGGGACGTCCCGGTCGGCGCCGTCGTGCTGGCCGAGGACGGCACGGTCCTGGCGGCGGGCCACAACGAACGCGAGCTGACCGGCGACCCCACCGGGCACGCCGAGGTCCTCGCGCTCCGGCGGGCGGCCGCGGTGCGCGGGAGCTGGCGGCTGACCGGCTGCACGCTCGTCGTCACGCTGGAGCCGTGCACGATGTGCGCGGGCGCCCTGGTGCTCTCCAGGGTGGACCGGGTGGTCTACGGCGCCCGCGACGAGAAGGCGGGTGCGGCGGGCTCGCTCTGGGACGTCGTACGGGACCGGCGGCTCAACCACCGCCCGGAGGTGATCCACGGAGTGCTGGAGGCCGAGTGCGCCCAGCAGCTCACGGCGTTCTTCCGGGGCCCTCGCGGGGATGCCGGGGAGGGGCTGCGGGACGGCCTTTCCGGCCGCTGA
- a CDS encoding tRNA adenosine deaminase-associated protein: MYFAALLARTEDGWVASDTELDDVETLSDLADLARDASVNEDTVLAFIEQEDTWFGIVRVDGEDDPRVFVSDAASAARSSYGAMLTDELLGKDEEDDELDSLDLDGTEDGEPEAEEDTADDSDAVPVGPLGDSGLLADLGMSAKELCALNSDALTEIADTLGTSEMLEAVR, encoded by the coding sequence GTGTACTTCGCCGCACTGCTCGCGCGCACCGAAGACGGGTGGGTAGCGAGCGACACAGAGCTCGACGATGTGGAGACCCTGTCGGATCTGGCCGACCTTGCCCGCGATGCCTCGGTGAACGAGGACACGGTGCTCGCCTTCATCGAGCAGGAAGACACATGGTTCGGCATCGTTCGGGTGGACGGCGAGGACGATCCTCGTGTCTTCGTCTCGGACGCTGCCTCGGCAGCACGCTCCTCCTACGGGGCGATGCTCACGGACGAGCTGCTCGGCAAGGACGAGGAGGATGACGAGCTGGACTCGCTCGACCTCGACGGCACGGAGGACGGCGAACCGGAGGCCGAGGAGGACACGGCCGACGACTCCGACGCGGTCCCGGTCGGGCCGCTCGGCGACTCCGGTCTGCTCGCCGACCTCGGGATGTCCGCCAAGGAGCTCTGTGCGCTCAACTCGGACGCGCTGACCGAGATCGCCGACACGCTCGGCACCTCCGAGATGCTGGAGGCCGTCCGCTAG
- the upp gene encoding uracil phosphoribosyltransferase, with protein MRIHVVDHPLVAHKLTTLRDRRTDSPTFRRLADELVTLLAYEATRDVRTEQIDIETPVSATTGVKLSRPRPLVVPILRAGLGMLDGMVRLLPTAEVGFLGMIRNEETLEASTYATRMPEDLSGRQVYVLDPMLATGGTLVAAIQELIKRGADDVTAVVLLAAPEGVEVMERELAGTPVTVVTASVDERLNEHGYIVPGLGDAGDRMYGAAE; from the coding sequence ATGCGGATCCACGTCGTCGACCACCCCCTGGTGGCGCACAAACTCACCACCCTGCGCGACCGGCGCACCGACTCCCCCACCTTCCGGCGCCTCGCCGACGAGCTGGTGACCCTGCTCGCGTACGAGGCCACGCGTGATGTGCGCACCGAGCAGATCGACATCGAAACGCCGGTGTCGGCGACCACGGGAGTGAAACTCTCCCGTCCGCGGCCCCTGGTGGTGCCGATCCTGCGGGCCGGCCTCGGCATGCTCGACGGCATGGTGCGGTTGCTGCCGACCGCAGAGGTGGGATTCCTCGGCATGATCCGCAACGAGGAGACCCTGGAGGCGTCGACGTACGCGACGCGCATGCCGGAGGACCTCTCCGGCCGCCAGGTGTACGTCCTCGACCCCATGCTGGCCACGGGCGGCACCCTGGTCGCGGCGATCCAGGAGCTGATCAAGCGCGGTGCCGACGACGTGACGGCTGTCGTGCTGCTGGCGGCGCCGGAGGGCGTCGAGGTGATGGAGCGCGAACTCGCGGGCACGCCGGTGACGGTCGTGACGGCCTCCGTCGACGAGCGGCTCAACGAGCACGGCTACATCGTTCCGGGCCTGGGCGACGCGGGCGACCGGATGTACGGCGCGGCCGAGTAG
- a CDS encoding LytR C-terminal domain-containing protein codes for MSMLTPPGMGGKYRITGNAYPRMRRPRRRRKVVLAVVAAVAVIGLGGWGTLQLIDAFSDDAKKTGAKSRSAACKPRSAPSAAPTPPRPAQITVNVYNATPRSGLAKATADELQKRGFNIGKVGNAPAEYDKRVPGAGLLLGAPGAYDGSFGVLGTQLAGAQVKADARTSADVDLIIGTAFKTLNAKPVADRALAALAEPEPAPGECG; via the coding sequence ATGAGCATGCTCACTCCCCCAGGCATGGGCGGAAAGTACCGCATTACGGGCAACGCCTATCCACGTATGCGCCGCCCCCGTCGCCGCCGCAAGGTCGTGCTCGCAGTCGTCGCAGCCGTGGCCGTCATCGGCCTCGGCGGGTGGGGAACGCTGCAGCTCATCGACGCCTTCTCGGACGACGCGAAGAAGACCGGCGCCAAGAGCCGGTCCGCGGCGTGCAAGCCCCGGTCCGCGCCGTCCGCCGCGCCGACACCGCCGAGGCCGGCCCAGATCACCGTCAACGTCTACAACGCCACGCCGCGCAGCGGACTGGCCAAGGCCACCGCCGACGAGCTGCAGAAGCGCGGCTTCAACATCGGCAAGGTGGGCAACGCCCCGGCGGAGTACGACAAGAGGGTGCCCGGCGCCGGACTGCTGCTGGGCGCACCGGGCGCCTACGACGGGTCGTTCGGAGTGCTGGGCACCCAGCTCGCCGGCGCCCAGGTCAAGGCCGACGCCCGCACCTCCGCGGACGTCGACCTGATCATCGGCACGGCCTTCAAGACGCTGAACGCCAAACCCGTCGCGGACAGGGCGCTGGCCGCACTGGCCGAGCCCGAGCCCGCGCCGGGCGAGTGCGGCTGA
- a CDS encoding type II toxin-antitoxin system VapB family antitoxin, whose protein sequence is MIFKRIGNGRPYPDHGRESTRQWADVAPRPVRLDQLVTTKGQLDLETLLAEDSTFYGDLFAHVVKWQGDLYLEDGLHRAVRAALQQRQVLHARVLELD, encoded by the coding sequence GTGATCTTCAAGCGCATCGGAAACGGGCGGCCGTATCCCGACCACGGCCGGGAAAGCACCCGGCAGTGGGCGGATGTCGCGCCGCGCCCGGTCCGCCTCGATCAGCTCGTGACCACCAAGGGCCAGCTGGACCTCGAGACCCTCCTCGCCGAGGATTCGACCTTCTACGGCGACCTCTTCGCGCATGTCGTGAAGTGGCAGGGCGACCTCTACCTCGAGGACGGGCTGCACCGCGCCGTGCGCGCGGCGCTCCAGCAGCGCCAGGTGCTGCACGCCCGCGTGCTCGAACTGGACTGA
- a CDS encoding M28 family metallopeptidase: MATVAAAALATPLLLASASPATAHRHDPAERAAKEAAKLSKKLVRKSSAEDAFKHLQKFQQIADSTGGHRAAGSLGYDASAAYVYQQLKKAGYEVSYQNFDFIYTETQAEKLSVVSPAPRDIAISAMTYTKSTPVGGVKADLAAVPVDADGTTGCEPADFGSGTFTGKVALIKRGGCTFAAKQENAAAAGAIGAVIYNNTEGALSGTLGGPESGKIPTGGITQAEGTKLAEDLAKGPVSIDFEIRQLQEKRTTRNVIAETRHGNAANTVMLGSHLDSVTAGPGINDNGSGSAGLLEVALELAKAEKRPANKLRFAWWGAEENGLLGSEHYVANLSDLGKKEIKLYLNFDMIASPNYGLFVYDGDNSDGVGAPAGPAGSAQLERDINEFMDRVGAPHEGTDFTGRSDYGPFVEAGIPSGGTFTGAEGIKSAAQAEKFGGTAGVAYDACYHAKCDDIKNVSMKAFDVNIDVIANAAGTYAHDLSSLRKPIVTVPTDGDTGSGGGLHDDHEITE; encoded by the coding sequence GTGGCCACCGTGGCCGCAGCCGCACTCGCGACCCCGCTCCTGCTGGCATCCGCCTCGCCCGCAACCGCTCACCGGCACGACCCCGCCGAGAGAGCGGCGAAGGAAGCGGCCAAGCTCTCCAAGAAGCTGGTCCGCAAGTCGTCCGCCGAGGACGCCTTCAAGCACTTGCAGAAGTTCCAGCAGATAGCCGACAGCACCGGCGGTCACCGTGCCGCCGGTTCGCTGGGTTACGACGCCTCCGCCGCGTACGTCTACCAGCAGCTGAAGAAGGCCGGGTACGAAGTCTCCTACCAGAACTTCGACTTCATCTACACCGAGACCCAGGCCGAGAAGCTGTCGGTGGTCTCCCCCGCGCCGCGCGACATCGCGATATCGGCGATGACGTACACCAAGTCGACCCCCGTGGGCGGGGTGAAGGCCGATCTGGCCGCCGTCCCCGTCGACGCCGACGGCACCACGGGCTGCGAGCCCGCGGACTTCGGCTCCGGGACCTTCACCGGCAAGGTGGCGCTGATCAAGCGCGGCGGCTGCACGTTCGCCGCCAAGCAGGAGAACGCCGCCGCCGCCGGCGCGATCGGCGCGGTCATCTACAACAACACCGAGGGGGCCCTCTCCGGCACTCTCGGCGGCCCCGAGTCCGGGAAGATCCCGACCGGCGGCATCACCCAGGCCGAGGGCACCAAGCTCGCCGAGGACCTGGCCAAGGGCCCCGTGAGCATCGACTTCGAGATCCGCCAGCTCCAGGAGAAGCGGACCACTCGCAACGTCATCGCGGAGACGCGGCACGGGAACGCCGCCAACACCGTGATGCTGGGCTCCCACCTCGACTCCGTGACCGCCGGCCCCGGCATCAACGACAACGGCTCCGGCTCGGCCGGACTGCTCGAGGTCGCACTGGAGCTCGCCAAGGCGGAGAAGCGGCCCGCCAACAAGCTGCGGTTCGCCTGGTGGGGCGCCGAGGAGAACGGTCTGCTGGGCTCCGAGCACTACGTCGCGAACCTGAGCGACCTGGGCAAGAAGGAGATCAAGCTCTACCTGAACTTCGACATGATCGCGTCCCCGAACTACGGCCTGTTCGTGTACGACGGCGACAACTCCGACGGTGTCGGCGCGCCGGCGGGTCCGGCGGGCTCGGCCCAGCTGGAGCGCGACATCAACGAGTTCATGGACCGCGTCGGCGCGCCCCACGAGGGGACGGACTTCACGGGCCGCTCCGACTACGGCCCGTTCGTCGAGGCCGGCATCCCGTCCGGCGGCACCTTCACCGGCGCCGAGGGCATCAAGTCCGCCGCGCAGGCCGAGAAGTTCGGCGGCACGGCGGGCGTCGCGTACGACGCGTGCTACCACGCCAAGTGCGACGACATCAAGAACGTCAGCATGAAGGCGTTCGACGTCAACATCGACGTCATCGCCAACGCCGCCGGCACGTACGCGCACGACCTGAGCTCGCTGCGCAAGCCGATCGTCACCGTTCCGACGGACGGCGACACGGGCAGCGGCGGCGGTCTGCACGACGACCACGAGATCACCGAGTAG
- a CDS encoding HhH-GPD-type base excision DNA repair protein: MSPEIHLAQQPEADELLGRSPLALMIGMLLDQQVPMEWAFTGPFTIAERLGRDDLDAHEIAAQDPEAFAALLSRKPAVHRYPGSMAKRIHQLCQYLVDEYDGDPTALWKDAPPGKEVLGRLLALPGFGKQKAQIFLALLGKQCGVTPEGWREAAGPYGEERAHRSAADITGPESLAKVRAHKQELKRAAKAAK, encoded by the coding sequence ATGAGTCCCGAGATCCACCTCGCCCAGCAGCCCGAGGCCGACGAGCTGCTCGGGCGCAGCCCGCTCGCCCTGATGATCGGCATGCTGCTGGACCAGCAGGTCCCGATGGAATGGGCCTTCACGGGCCCCTTCACGATCGCCGAGCGCCTCGGAAGGGACGATCTCGACGCCCACGAGATCGCCGCCCAGGACCCAGAGGCGTTCGCCGCGCTGCTGTCGCGGAAGCCCGCGGTGCACCGTTATCCGGGGTCGATGGCGAAACGGATCCACCAGCTGTGCCAGTACCTGGTGGACGAGTACGACGGCGACCCGACGGCGCTGTGGAAGGACGCTCCGCCGGGCAAGGAGGTGCTCGGCCGGCTCCTGGCCCTGCCCGGCTTCGGCAAGCAGAAGGCTCAGATCTTCCTCGCCCTGCTGGGCAAGCAGTGCGGGGTGACCCCGGAGGGCTGGCGGGAGGCCGCGGGGCCGTACGGCGAGGAGCGCGCCCACCGCTCGGCTGCGGACATCACCGGTCCGGAGTCGCTGGCCAAGGTCCGTGCGCACAAGCAGGAGCTGAAGCGCGCGGCGAAGGCGGCCAAATGA
- a CDS encoding YncE family protein, translated as MKTALPPALTGLAVALAVTAASAPAAAAATTTAASGTGGLREVLFVGNNWDGTADVLEASGSLARIGRINVIPDKDQRMLEIYLNPVKLAYFLGIRMSVGEGHDQFVDDMYSTPDGSAVVVSRPSFADVVSVDVATGKLNWRFPVSGYRSDHMAVSPDGARVAVSASTSDTVHVLDIRTGRETGSFTTGDKPHENVFTDGGKRIWNSAIGEVNTALDDPFWDFTKGDRKITVVDAETYRTVKVVDMRQRLDDFGRKDLSDAVRPVAFTPDESKLYFQVSFFNGFLEYDVAADRITRGKTLPKNPATSEDRTTWVNDSRHHGISMSPAGDKICVAGTMDDYATVVDRATLEEGPLITASKPYWATVSGDGKSCVVSESGSDSVTAIDFATGRKVASVPVGDHPQRVRLGKVAADWTGPSAARG; from the coding sequence GTGAAGACAGCACTTCCCCCGGCTCTGACCGGTCTCGCCGTCGCCCTCGCGGTCACCGCCGCCTCCGCCCCGGCGGCCGCGGCGGCCACGACCACCGCCGCCTCCGGCACCGGCGGCCTGCGCGAGGTGCTGTTCGTCGGCAACAACTGGGACGGCACCGCCGACGTCCTCGAAGCCTCCGGGTCCCTCGCCAGGATCGGCCGGATCAACGTGATCCCGGACAAGGACCAGCGGATGCTGGAGATCTACCTCAACCCGGTGAAGCTCGCCTACTTCCTCGGCATCCGGATGTCCGTCGGCGAGGGGCACGACCAGTTCGTCGACGACATGTACTCGACGCCGGACGGGTCGGCCGTCGTGGTGTCCCGCCCGAGCTTCGCCGACGTCGTCTCCGTCGACGTGGCCACCGGCAAGCTCAACTGGCGCTTCCCGGTGTCGGGTTACCGCTCCGACCACATGGCCGTCTCTCCGGACGGAGCCCGTGTCGCGGTCTCCGCGTCGACGTCCGACACCGTGCACGTCCTCGACATCCGGACCGGCCGGGAGACGGGCTCGTTCACCACTGGGGACAAGCCGCACGAGAACGTCTTCACCGACGGCGGCAAGCGGATCTGGAACAGCGCGATCGGCGAGGTCAACACCGCGCTGGACGACCCCTTCTGGGACTTCACCAAGGGCGACCGCAAGATCACCGTAGTCGACGCCGAGACCTACCGCACGGTGAAGGTCGTCGACATGCGTCAGCGGCTGGACGACTTCGGCCGCAAGGACCTCTCGGACGCGGTCCGGCCCGTGGCCTTCACCCCCGACGAGTCGAAGCTCTACTTCCAGGTGTCGTTCTTCAACGGCTTCCTGGAGTACGACGTCGCCGCCGACCGCATCACCCGCGGGAAGACCCTCCCGAAGAATCCGGCGACCAGCGAGGACCGCACCACCTGGGTCAACGACTCCCGCCACCACGGGATCTCGATGAGCCCCGCGGGCGACAAGATCTGCGTCGCGGGGACGATGGACGACTACGCCACGGTCGTCGACCGGGCCACCCTCGAGGAGGGTCCGCTGATCACGGCCTCGAAGCCGTACTGGGCCACGGTGAGCGGGGACGGGAAGTCCTGTGTGGTCTCCGAGAGCGGATCGGACTCGGTCACCGCGATCGACTTCGCCACCGGCCGTAAGGTGGCGAGCGTGCCGGTCGGGGACCATCCCCAGCGCGTACGGCTCGGCAAGGTGGCGGCGGACTGGACGGGCCCGTCGGCCGCGCGCGGGTAG
- a CDS encoding CAP domain-containing protein, which yields MRKHRRKTHYRKITIAAVALGAVAVPSVAMACMDQPDGQNRPESRDSRSWGNWKNTSSGNPWQQGGWDWKKKYGGEPGGAERPGSEPGAAEPGGSAPAEPAPQAPAPAEPSAPKPTASPSTPASSSPASGAVARVVQLVNSERSKAGCSPVTVNAKLTKAAQDHSQDMAAHRNMSHTGSDGSDPGTRITRAGYNWSTYGENVAYGYETPEKVMAGWMSSPGHKKNILNCEFKEIGVGLAQPGNYWTQDFGTAR from the coding sequence ATGAGGAAGCACCGCAGAAAGACGCACTACCGGAAGATAACGATCGCCGCCGTCGCCCTGGGCGCCGTGGCTGTGCCTTCCGTCGCCATGGCCTGTATGGACCAGCCTGACGGTCAGAACCGCCCGGAAAGCCGGGACAGCCGGTCCTGGGGGAACTGGAAGAACACCTCGTCGGGGAATCCCTGGCAGCAGGGCGGCTGGGACTGGAAGAAGAAGTACGGCGGTGAGCCCGGCGGCGCCGAGCGGCCCGGTTCGGAGCCGGGTGCGGCCGAGCCCGGTGGTTCCGCCCCGGCCGAGCCGGCGCCGCAGGCTCCCGCACCCGCCGAGCCCTCGGCGCCGAAGCCCACCGCCTCCCCGAGCACGCCAGCGTCCTCCTCTCCCGCCTCCGGCGCCGTGGCGCGCGTCGTGCAGCTCGTCAACAGCGAGCGCAGCAAGGCCGGATGCTCCCCGGTTACGGTCAACGCGAAGCTGACCAAGGCCGCCCAGGACCACAGCCAGGACATGGCCGCCCACCGCAACATGTCCCACACGGGCTCCGACGGCTCCGACCCGGGCACCCGGATCACCCGTGCCGGGTACAACTGGAGCACGTACGGCGAGAACGTCGCCTACGGCTACGAGACGCCCGAGAAGGTCATGGCGGGCTGGATGTCCAGCCCGGGCCACAAGAAGAACATCCTGAACTGCGAGTTCAAGGAGATCGGCGTCGGCCTCGCGCAGCCCGGGAACTACTGGACCCAGGACTTCGGCACCGCCCGCTGA
- a CDS encoding helix-turn-helix transcriptional regulator encodes MTQAELADRIGVTRRTGIAIEKGRYSPSLEMAFRIAHVFGVPFERVFQHPVGEPGSGSGGSEGEARESSRTRHLRLRRGAGAEGRPRARGGGRRGARTSTRGRRGRGRLASGV; translated from the coding sequence ATGACCCAGGCGGAGCTGGCCGACCGGATCGGGGTGACCCGCCGGACCGGCATCGCCATCGAGAAGGGCCGGTACTCGCCCTCGCTCGAGATGGCGTTCCGGATCGCCCATGTCTTCGGAGTCCCGTTCGAGCGGGTCTTCCAGCACCCGGTCGGCGAACCCGGCAGCGGGAGTGGCGGGAGTGAGGGGGAAGCACGTGAAAGCAGTCGCACACGACACCTACGGCTCCGTCGAGGCGCTGGAGCTGAGGGACGTCCCCGGGCCCGTGGCGGGGGACGGCGAGGCGCTCGTACGAGTACGCGCGGCCGGCGTGGACGCGGGCGTCTGGCGTCTGGCGTCTGA
- a CDS encoding NAD(P)-dependent alcohol dehydrogenase gives MPLSAVTALQALRDTGRVRAGQRVLVIGAAGGAGTFAVQLGKALGAHVTGVCSTTKTDLVRALGTDEVLDCTREDYADGSRRFDLVVDTAGNAPLARLRRALTRRGTLVLDGEEGGGRWFGGTDRVLRALLLSPFVGQRLCGLISAERGEDLESLKELIEAGGVTPVVDRAYRLSELPEAIRYLRESGARGKVVVTM, from the coding sequence GTGCCCCTCTCCGCGGTCACCGCACTCCAGGCGCTGCGCGACACGGGCCGGGTGCGGGCCGGGCAGCGCGTGCTGGTCATCGGGGCCGCGGGCGGGGCCGGGACGTTCGCCGTACAGCTCGGCAAGGCCCTCGGAGCGCATGTCACGGGCGTCTGCAGTACGACGAAGACGGACCTGGTCCGCGCCCTCGGCACCGACGAGGTCCTCGACTGCACCCGTGAGGACTACGCGGACGGCTCCCGTCGCTTCGACCTCGTCGTCGACACCGCGGGCAACGCTCCGCTCGCACGGCTCCGGCGGGCGCTGACCCGGAGGGGAACACTGGTCCTCGACGGCGAGGAGGGCGGGGGACGCTGGTTCGGCGGCACGGACCGGGTGCTGCGGGCGCTGCTGCTGTCCCCGTTCGTAGGGCAGCGGCTGTGCGGGCTGATCTCGGCGGAGCGGGGAGAGGACCTGGAATCGCTGAAGGAGCTGATCGAGGCCGGCGGCGTCACCCCGGTCGTCGACAGGGCCTATCGGCTGAGCGAGCTGCCCGAGGCCATCCGGTACCTCAGGGAGAGCGGGGCCCGCGGCAAGGTCGTGGTCACGATGTGA
- a CDS encoding DUF6777 domain-containing protein, producing the protein MSAGTAVVVALAVILAFSVMGGGSQPGGEIFLQTASAAGRDPFTPSVATDTRDAEAPSGSDTSRIGSRTVAVSGAHPGLYGGTQNVASCDVEKQITYLVQNENKGSAFAGALRIQKAEVPAYLRSLTPVRLTWDTRVTNHGYRDGSATEYQAVLQAGTAVLVDDRGVPRVRCACGNPLAPAVAVQGEQKYSGKKWASFRSSTVVAVVPAPKPMKAVTMFDPDSKAWFERPSGDARGRSDHRIPAPKGQPPDAAFPVLPEPSKDSTDVFPEGEPEREDQDTPDGGTDEDKDTDKEKGKDEKKEKEDKQQKEDEPSRKDEETGKPSDEEQKKKEEKQKKDEEEKDDQRQKDDEKKKEDEKKKEQPVAPDSEEPPSPDEPEKPVAPETEREQPPQEQDQPVAPEQPQPPSPQEPAEPQRPEQSEQQLPESPPAEQPQQPDQQEQPQQPAEGQPRQEPQYS; encoded by the coding sequence GTGAGTGCCGGCACGGCCGTCGTGGTGGCGTTGGCGGTGATCCTCGCGTTCTCCGTCATGGGCGGGGGATCCCAGCCGGGCGGGGAGATCTTCCTCCAGACCGCCTCGGCGGCCGGCCGTGACCCGTTCACCCCGTCTGTCGCCACGGACACCCGGGACGCCGAGGCTCCGTCCGGTTCCGACACGTCGAGGATCGGCTCACGCACCGTCGCCGTCAGCGGCGCGCATCCCGGTCTGTACGGGGGTACGCAGAACGTCGCGAGCTGCGATGTCGAGAAACAGATCACGTATCTCGTGCAGAACGAGAACAAGGGCAGCGCCTTCGCGGGAGCCCTGCGCATCCAGAAGGCCGAAGTGCCCGCCTACCTGCGGTCGCTGACACCGGTTCGGCTGACCTGGGACACCCGGGTCACCAATCACGGATACCGGGACGGCAGCGCCACCGAGTACCAGGCGGTCCTTCAGGCCGGTACGGCAGTGCTCGTCGACGACCGCGGCGTCCCGCGCGTGCGCTGCGCGTGCGGCAACCCGCTGGCCCCTGCCGTCGCGGTCCAGGGCGAGCAGAAGTACTCGGGCAAGAAGTGGGCGTCCTTCCGCTCGTCCACCGTCGTCGCGGTCGTCCCGGCGCCCAAGCCGATGAAGGCCGTCACGATGTTCGACCCGGATTCCAAGGCATGGTTCGAGCGCCCGAGCGGAGACGCCCGGGGCCGGAGCGACCACCGGATTCCCGCTCCGAAGGGCCAGCCGCCGGACGCGGCATTCCCGGTCCTGCCCGAGCCTTCGAAGGACTCCACGGACGTGTTCCCGGAAGGCGAGCCCGAGAGGGAGGACCAGGACACGCCGGACGGCGGGACGGACGAGGACAAGGACACGGACAAGGAGAAGGGCAAGGACGAGAAGAAGGAGAAGGAAGACAAACAGCAGAAGGAGGACGAGCCGTCGCGCAAGGACGAGGAGACGGGCAAGCCGTCGGACGAGGAGCAGAAGAAGAAGGAGGAGAAGCAGAAGAAGGACGAGGAGGAGAAGGACGACCAGCGGCAGAAGGACGATGAGAAGAAGAAGGAGGACGAGAAGAAGAAGGAACAGCCCGTGGCGCCGGACTCGGAAGAGCCGCCATCGCCGGATGAGCCTGAGAAGCCCGTGGCGCCGGAGACGGAACGGGAGCAGCCCCCGCAGGAACAGGACCAGCCGGTCGCGCCCGAGCAGCCACAGCCCCCCTCGCCTCAGGAGCCAGCCGAGCCACAGCGGCCGGAACAGTCGGAGCAGCAGCTTCCCGAGTCACCCCCGGCGGAGCAGCCGCAGCAGCCCGACCAGCAGGAGCAACCGCAGCAGCCTGCTGAGGGACAGCCTCGACAGGAGCCGCAGTACTCGTAG